The DNA sequence tcgactcgggacgttgtggagaatacttcgaagacctcctcaattccaccgacacgccttcccatgaggaagcagagtgtgggttctctgaggcgggctctcctatctctgggtttgaggtcatcaaggtagttaaaaagctcctcggtggcagggccccgggggtggatgagtttcgcccggagttcctaaaggctctggatgttgtggggctgtcctggttgacacgcctctgcaacatcgcgttgacagtgcctctggattggcagactggggtggtggtccccctttttaagaagggggaccggagggtgtgttccaactacagggggatcacactgctcagcctccatggtaaggtctattcaggggtgctggagaggagggtccgtcgggaagtcgaatctcagattcaggaggagcagtgtggttttcgtcctggccgtggaacagtggaccagctctacaccctcggcagggtcctcgagggtgcatcgcccaaccagtctccatgtgttttgtggacttggagaaggcgttcgaccgtgtccctcggggagtcctgtggagggtgcttcaggagtatggggtaccgaaccccctgatacgggctgttcggtccctgtacgaccggagtcagagtttggtctgtatatccggcagtaagtcggactcgttcccggtgagggttggactccgccaaggctgccctttgtcgccgattctgttcataacttttatgggcagaatttctaggcgcagccaaggcgtagcgggggtccggtttggtggcctcagtattgcatctctgctttttgctgatgatgtggttctgttggcttcatcaagctgtgagctccaactctcactggagcagttcgcagctgagtgtgaagcggctgggatgagaatcagcacctccaaatctgagaccatggtcctcagtcggaaaagggtggcatgccctctccgggtcggggatgagatcctgccccaagtggaggagttcaagtatcttggggtcttgttcacgagtgagggaagaatggaacgggagatcgacagacggatcggtgcagcgtctgcagtgatgcggacttctTATCGTTCCGTTGtgatgaagaaggagctaagccgaaaggcgaagctctcaatttaccggtcgatcttcgttcctaccctcacctatggtcacgagctgtgggtcgtgaccgaaagaacgagatactggatacaagcggccgaaatgactttcctccgcagggtgtccgggctctcccttaaagatagggtgagaagctctgtcatccgggaggatctcagaggagagccgctgctcctccgcattgagaggagccagatgaggtggctggggcatctgattcggatgcctcccggacgccttcccggtgaggtgttccgggcacgtcccactgggaggagaccccggggatgacccaggacacgctggagagactacgtccttcggctggcctgggaacgcctcgggatccccccggaagagctggatgaagtggctggggagagggaagtctgggcgcccctgctaaagctactgcccccacgacccgacggTAGAAAAtaataagcggtagaaaatggatggatggatggatggatgactatatatccattatatattcatatatgttacAGTGACGctgcacaagcttttacatacgatgcagtattcctatatattgtgtgcccctcgctcgagacttttgccgtgtctgttggcttgtgtaggcaaaagtacagacgtcAGTACTGAAAACGACTGACCGATGGTCAAGCAGCACAACGGAGACATACAATTCCTTGACAAGTTTATTGTCCACGggcattttcaaatgaaaagtcggcgCTTATGTTATTGCGTTtcatgcattaactgtatttgcttctgttaagttgcaattcgtgattgtCCTTTGTAAAAGCataatggtattttttttttgggggggggggggcacatttaattgttattatctatcatttatttgtatacaaaGATTCACTTtacactgaaaactgttacatattgtttgttgaaagtagtgcaataaaaataaaaatgtttccctaacatgaggaataaggTGTCGAGGTGTCTTTGATTTTCGTTAGCTGCTCTTTAAGTGAACATATACTGAATTATGTCACAcgctaaaatgctagctgctcaaATGTAGTTGAACAACATAAAGGctgtttatgtctttttttaatgattaattccttgttttttttccaggtaagAAACGCttagtttaaactgaaatttatttctatttgtgttttatttattatttgcttCACTGAAAATGTTGAgagacaagaaaatacagtttgctgCTCATCGTGaatttaagggggaaaaaacagcttatcaaaaaagaaaaaaaacaattgttgccaATTATTATGTGAAATTGCTTATTTTTCcttgtgttttaaaaacaattttaaaaaaaaaatgtaaaattcaaaaataatcaaatttattCAAATACTGTGTACATTTTTTGTAGGCTACacgaatactaaaatattcaatagctgcagGCCTagttgtattgtactgtatgtaacgtCACACACGGACTGTAAATAAACACGGTAACACTGTTCAAAATGGAGGGCATTTTCTAAACAAGTGAGAGAGAAGTGAACAGACCTGCTCTGCGTTGAACATTTGGAGGCTGCAGATTGAACACAGCGTCCAGTAATTGACgttgtggctccttctcctcttttggtccCCAAAGTTCCTCttcgtactctgctgtcctcCTCGCACACATTCTCCCAACACTTAACGCTCTGGGTtggagggatgagaaaagcaaTTGTAAATCGGACATGTGAAACAATTATTTCAAGCTTCAGATTTGGACATTGTGGGTTAAACAGTACGTTGGTTAAACATGGCAAAGCACCAAAGTCAACAAGAGGAAACAGTAGAACATGTAATTATGCATTGTAAGAGATATGACACAGAAGGAAGACAGCTAATTTGTGACATCAGGAGAACATTTGTTTAAGATTAATTATAGACATTTAACAAAAGGATTCAGAATATACGTGTCATGGGTTATTAGTATCTTAGACAAATTAAGCTTATAGTatctagttgtttttttctcctacATTTATGTGTTAGTAGACATTCTCGGCCACATTCCTTATTAGTCGATggcgtggggaaaaaaactatttacgCTCACGCTTGATCTCAGCTCAACTTTGAGTGTTGATCACAAACGCGTCTCTTTTgttagcaagctaagctaaacgAAGCTAAGCTAAGCCCAGAAACATCAACGTTAACCGAGACGACTTCAACCGGACAACGACGATTTAACGAAAAGCGTTTTAATTGCGTAAAGTAGATGGACTTACAGTGACGAGGATTCGGCCCGTTCGGTACAAACTGAGGTGAATTTAGTGCAGTTAGTTGTTTGGGGAAGGAGAAAAAACAAGATCTGCAGTGGACGATGTACGGCAACTCCATTTGGACAAACTTTGTGTCACTGAGGTGCGGAACAGCAAAACATGACAGagcatttaatatatatatatatatatatatatatatatatatatatatatatatatatatatataataaaataacctTCGATTATACAACCATTCCcaaatgtttctttctttttaagttGCTGTTGTATGTCAAATGTTTAAccaattacattacattgtacAGGGCTGCCTCTGCACGTCTATTTTTTTTGGCAAAGGCGGAGAAAATGTAATTCATAAAGTTAGGAGAAAAACAACACCACCAATGGACCAGCGCTGTCATAAGAGGGCGTATGGAACTCGCACttaaaagggggaaaaagagaaaaaaaaaaaaaaaaaaaaaacgagaaataAGCTATCGAAAACACTTGAAAGTGATGCATTCAGCCATAATTCTTATTGCATAATATTAATGAAATTGTTTTCTACAAGTTATTTGTGCTACTActacacatttattttccacaagTTACTTACAGAACGAACGCAAGATGGTCAATCACAGTCCCGTGATTCTGGACCCAAACAGGCGGCGGCGATGTGATCGGGCCCCAACATTAGTCGGGGTCCTTCGGAGCCCTGCGCGCCTGGTGATGACGTCACAGTGCAGCGGCTCCACTCGAGCAAGCAACATTGCGCGAGTCATATGTTCTCGGTTGTATGACCCTCGCTTCACTCCACTTCGAACACTTGTTCCGATATGTCGTACAGAGAATCACAACTAACTGTACTGTTGTAATTTATgatgattttaaatgtatatggtaacttttctgaataaaaaaagaggGTGGAAAAAAGGATCTTGTCAGCCTCTCAagatatttttgcttttattttacatttccttTGGCAAGTTAAACTCCTTTTCCCATGCCAATAAAGTtagaatgtattgttttttccccattttatattgtttttggtGTGCATCTTGCACTATTAGACCAATTAATAAATTcgtcaaaaatatttgataatagAAACATATATTAGCAATATAAACTTATTTGTCCCATCTGAGCTAAATTAATTTGATTACATTAATTTAGCTTTTaactaatatttgttttcattttttcccttgtACTTATCCTGGCATTAATTGCACTGTTATTTTAGCTCGGTTTTTGAAATGAATATTTATTGTATCGTAACATTATGCTTCTATATTTTTAGGTTTGTAATAGTGTTTTTTATCATTTCAAGTGTATATATTATGAAAtttgatttatgtattttagtagtgttttattgttttcattgtatCCTCAGGGGGGGACAGCCCTGCACTGGGAGTTGCGGTGGGCCGTCGTCGTGCCTCTTGGGGTCCCCAGTAGCCGTAAGTGCAGAGTTTCGCTTCATGGCTGCACCGGGGGCTCCATCTTGGTGGCCTGTAGACGGCTCCCTGAGATAGGGTGTTTCCTCACCTGCATGttctatccatcaccactgcaaacaggagggagctcagagctgatccctgatgcagtcccaccgccGCCTttaattcctctgtcacacctacagcacacctcaccactgttctgctgcgcGCATCCATGTCCTGTATTATCCTAACATACTTCCCTGCCACTcgagacttccgcatgcagtactgcaaatcctctctgggtactctttctgaccttctctgtacttttccatcaacaccaaGGCAAATGATGcaatctgtggtactctttcgaggCATGGAACGATACAGttactcgcaaatactcacatctgtcctgagtctagcctccagtctttcccataacttcatcgtTCAGATAGTCATTGActgcataaaaacacacacttttttcccccctgactgtgacatgaaatcaaactaaacttttccagttttaggtcAACTAGattagaaacaaatatttctaTCTGTtgaatgccagaataatgatatgatttttttttagacaaatataataGACAACACAGTCATGGCTAAATATGGCACGTTTTTAGTGAtgactatttatttgtttttccttttttacaattctattattttaatatattaatagtttacttttttacaaatgtattttatggtTCTTTTAAGTTACATTTAAAGTTTAGTTTTGTTCGTAAAATAACTCCAAAGCTTTTCAATAAATGAGtaattgtgttttattaattgtgttttcaatatcaatcaaaaataattgagattattcccccccaaccccctcgTGTAGCGTCCCGCAGCACCTGCAACGCAACCCCAAACAAATGTATGGGATTATAGAGTATAGCCAATACCACTCACCAtacatgttttgaaaaatgtactgcTAATCCatatgaacaaaaacagcagtGATCGGCAGATCTCGCTCATCGATGATCGGTATCAGAATCGACATCATAAAGTCCTGATTGGAGCACCCGGAATCGATTAAAACACTAAAAATGTCACAGCACATACATCGTCCAGGTGTCAGGAGCGACTGGTGCCCTCTTGCGGTCACCTCCTCTTCTGGggatgaagaggaagaaaatgtgtttgtttgtttgtctgtattaGCATACTTGAAGTTGGATATTTGGTCTTCGGCGCTTCTTTAAAGCTAAGAGACAGGAGCCTCTCGTGTTTGTTCTCGTCATCCTTTCTGGCGCGGAACTCGCCCGGGATCTTGAAGCCGCGGCGGACGAGGAAGGCCGAGTTCAGCACGCAGAATTTGTACCCGGCCACGTGGAGCTCGCAGGCCTGGTCGAGACGGGGAGTCAAGTGACCGATGAATGTCGTTCCGTATGAGACGTCACAATGTACAGtgaagtaaatgattatttgatacACTGCGGAATTTGTAAGCTTGCTCACTAAGATAATAAGTCTCGAATTAGTGTATGGCTGTTTATTGATTATAATAGACAGACTATCAGTTAAACTCAAAGCTTTGTTTGCGGTCTAATGACTAACTAGGTCACACAGCACCAAGATGTCCAGGAAACTTGGGTGGAAAGGCAATGAATACTTTTGGTTCCTTTACTGAAACCATGGTTTTACTCAGTCCTCGCAAGGTACCCAGAAGCTTCAGTTCCTAAATCTTTAGGTGGTAATGCAATGGGAACCCATAACCAAAAGTTCTTGGAACCTTGGGTGAAAATGTAATGGATACTTTTAGTTCCAGGGATTTAAATGGTCACCTAAGTGGAACCTTAGTCctgaactgaaaacaaaaagaattgtGTCGGAAGCCCCATTTCCACCTCAAGTTCCGGAAACCTTCGATTTTGGATACTTTTGGTTCCAGAGACGATAtccagggctctacactaacttaTGCACTAGTAGCACTGGTGCAATCAACACTTTCAGTTGTTGCGCACCtgcacatgatttggttgcaACAATTCTTTCTGCTTGCCACTGATTCACATGACTGACTCATATCCGCCGATTCTGCAATTGAGGATTTTATGCACTTACTTCTTTCGCTCTTCCTCCAATTCCTTCCATTCCCCCGTTTGGTTGTTTTCAATTTAGAGACAGTGTGAATCCTCCATAATGTAAAATTGCACATGGTTAAAGCAACGTTCAAGATTATATCAAaggcgatatatatatatatatatcgcccACCCCTAGTTACTATCCATGTCTGTTAGTAAGTGAGCAAACCTAAATGCAGCAGGGGACGAAAGAAATATTTCCCCCAGTGTGCGTGCATTACGGCGCGACCGACCTGGCTGATGCGATTGAAGCCGTACTGCTCGAAGTTTTCATCGTAGAGGGGCAGATTGCGTGGGCCGATGTAAAACGGCTCCCAGGAATCCACCCGAGTGAGCGTGTAGgccacttccaggccaccggaGGTGTCTCGGATGTGGCTATTGACCCACCGAGAGTAATTGGTGGGGGCTTGGCAGAGAGGACACAGCTCCTCGTAGAAAGGTCGCACCTCGCCCCCCTGGTAGAGCTGCATCAGCTCGGCCTTGCTGGCGGGTATCTTCCTGGTGTGGCGGATCTCGAAGGCGGACAAGACGAACACGTGGTCCTCTGGAGGCTGGCGCCTCGCGACCATTGCCGGGAAATGCTGGTGCAGATCAGCGGCAGGTATTATGTCGATGTTAATTACCAGGATGTAGGAGAACTCGGCACCCCCTCTCGCCACGTTCCGAAGGAGGTTATTCGGGTAGGAGACGTTTGGGCCAATGGCGTGTTTCTTATATTTGTTGTGGGCTTCCAGCCGGGGGAAAGCAGCGGCGCAGTCATCCAGGCCAGTAAAATGCCGGTGGTCCTGTTCGGGGAACCTAACCGTTTCCCCTGAAGGGCACACGAGGTGGAAGTCCACACAAGGGCCTTCATGCGGGGGCGCAGAATGCTGAGCGCGTAGACCAGTGCAGTGGCGAACTTGACGTCCTGGCCGTGTGCAAAGATGGCCACCGAAAGCGGGTGGCGCCATCTCCCCAGAAGATCTTCCAGGTGGTGAAGGTTGTTAATGCTAATCCCTTACTGCTGTTAATGCTAATGAAGGCTGTTAATGCGAATCCCTTACTGCagcgcaaaataaaaaaaaaagacagctgcTGATGAGTCCTGATGCCTGAACAAGGTTCAGAAAATCGGATAAGGGTTACTGAGAAGAACTCCGGTAACCCTAGTGAATTTCCTCATGAATAATGACAATCATTGCCCACCCATTGATTTATCGTGCTGAGTACACTGTAAATCTAGCTAAGTAGAGTATTCTATACTACTCATTGAACTCATCTTATTAGGTACTGTATACTCTAAACCCTGGCTGGATAAGTAAATTTATTCTACTACTCATCCTTATCGTTCGTGAGCATTAGGGATTAATATCTATTACGGCAACggttcaacattttatggtgCAGTGCATGATGGTcatacaaaatcatttttattcgTGATTCCTGTTCCATTCTGAGACGTGATCATTTTCTGATGCTGAGCAACACCAAGCATCAATCAGGCAATACATCAGGACTAATACTaaatcattaaacatttttctgAAGGAAAAATATCATGCTAAAGTCCTTCATGTACAATCAAAAGTCCAAGGAATATAAAATCTGTGTCCCTAATTTCTGTAAAATGTAGTAAGTGACTTGGCATCCAGGTCATCGAGAAACGACTCTAGGAGATCTTTGCAAATatacaaatgtaattatttgatGGCACcgattataaaaatatatacagcaaTAATCATCATTATACAGCCTTATTTTCTCTATTTGACTACATTTACATGACATTACTTTTGTACATTATATCACTTTACTAAAAGGTCTTTAGATAATTCTGTGTTGAAAATGACAACTTAATATTCATTGTAGTTTTCTTTCTGATAATAGTATCATGTAAAGGAATTCATCTTTGTAAATGTAGACGCATACCAACATACATTTGAAATCATTCAGGTTTCAAAAGATTCCACTACTGGGATAAAATGCACCATCCTAGGACAGGACTGCACCTAGGAAATTCCTTTAAGACCTGTAACATTCCATTAAGTGTTACTTCAcgacgtgtgtttgtgtgggatcAGTGAACCCAGCAAGACGTTTCCAAATTTTACCATTTACTTTAGCGCCATCTGGTGTTATTAAATAAACTTGCACATGATACGTGATAAAATGCAAAAGAGACTAAGGTGCCAAAAATTGGTACAACTAATAAAAAACTCGTAATAATTTTCACTTCTTAATAaaggcttttattttaaatgaacgagtaatttcaaacaaaaacttCAGTTTTTATACCAGCTGTCACTTCCTTGACCTTAGTGCCACCTAGTGGCATGACTCTGGAAATGCAAAGAAACGATTCACATCCACAAtaaatctgttttattttttttcatttaaaaatgaaaacagaggccatataaataaacataaatattaTATTCCATATTAAAAAtggaattaaaattatttttttaacgtcTGCAAAATGTGCCGCTCGGACGTCAACGCAGAAAAAACACCCCTACCGAGTGGTGCCTTCATGGATCCTCGTAAAATATGGCAATAAGTTATCGCCTAAGCCATCAACAAAAGCTCCCCAAATATTTCCAGTGATGACAGTATTTTATAAGCGTgccaagttttatttttaccacCATGCCACATATGAAGCTATAAGAATAGggaggaaaaaagacaaaaatacggGAATTCCTGCGTCCCAAACGTCACATTTTATAACGCTTCCGGGTTTTAGCTTCTAGCATTAGCATCCATCTCTCTGCagtcaaaaacaagacaacaaaTTGAAAGTCAATAGTAAATGAGCATTCGAGCGACCGCAGTCAAACGGTGAGCTGCTCAAACATGTTTCCTCCTGACTTTGCGTGGGGAGCCGCGACCGCAGCTTATCAAATTGAAGGTAATGTACGCTAATACAAAACTACGACCAAtcattgattttttatttttttttgcctcgtgAAATTGTTCCTCAAAACTTTATTTCAACACGCATTTTACATattacctcaaataaata is a window from the Phycodurus eques isolate BA_2022a chromosome 23, UOR_Pequ_1.1, whole genome shotgun sequence genome containing:
- the LOC133398077 gene encoding LOW QUALITY PROTEIN: beta-1,4-glucuronyltransferase 1-like (The sequence of the model RefSeq protein was modified relative to this genomic sequence to represent the inferred CDS: deleted 2 bases in 1 codon), whose protein sequence is MPLGGTKVKEVTAGISINNLHHLEDLLGRWRHPLSVAIFAHGQDVKFATALVYALSILRPRMKALVDFHLVCPSGETVRFPEQDHRHFTGLDDCAAAFPRLEAHNKYKKHAIGPNVSYPNNLLRNVARGGAEFSYILVINIDIIPAADLHQHFPAMVARRQPPEDHVFVLSAFEIRHTRKIPASKAELMQLYQGGEVRPFYEELCPLCQAPTNYSRWVNSHIRDTSGGLEVAYTLTRVDSWEPFYIGPRNLPLYDENFEQYGFNRISQACELHVAGYKFCVLNSAFLVRRGFKIPGEFRARKDDENKHERLLSLSFKEAPKTKYPTSRLYDVDSDTDHR